TAATCATCTTTGAAGTCACATGTTAAAGTCAAGCTCTCCCCAGCTTCTCGTCTCTCATGACGAACTGATGGAGACAATTTTTGAGAAACTGTCCatgctgaaatgaaatgacaaagttACCATTTGTTAAAAATGCATGGAATTTTACATTGAAAACCTCATAAATTAtatggaagtaaaaaaaaaaaaagaacaataaaaaacaactcaCCAACTTCACCCAGGACCAAACATGTCAGGTAGACAATAACTGTTGGAGATGTCATCGTGTTCAAATTGTCATTCTGAATGACAGTGAACTGGCAGTTTCTCCCCTCTTCACAGACCAGGCTGCGTTTGATTGGCCAAAAATAAATAGCATGTTAAGATATAGGAAATACTGTATACTCACATGCTCACTGTTCCTGGTTGTTGTGCTGTGggtttgctctctctctttactgtgTTCAGCCAGATGCTGCCTTCACCCAGTGATAGTAGGTGAAAGAGCTCACCTGTGAGCAAGATAActaaagaaaatacattaacttacatcgcacaaaaagtaaggagatttgtgtttggtagattatttcttttttgtaacaatgcttcttggcaataaatcgtgtactgttggaaagcctgtttatttccattttaaatggtgccacatttgtaagttACATGCAATTGtgagatgagcagcagagcttagtatgtgggttgcgcccatgaaaaacttgacaaatcttctctgccaatgccaaGCAGCTCATTCTGCTGTTGACTCTTGGTGGTGTTGGTTAGTGGATTGGATGATTGAAGTCTGAAGAAACAAGACATATTGGCAATTTAACAATTTATTCATtgaacaaacaggagcctcGTTAGCGTGTGGAAGAACCTTACACAGCCAGAACAGCCTGGCACCTCCTCCTCGTGCTGGTCACCAGCCTGGTCACACACTGCTGTGGGGTGGCATCCCATTCTTCAACCAACATTTGGCGTAAGTCAGCCAATGTGCTTGTGTTGGTCACTCTAGCAAGAGCTGATCCCACAAGTGGTCAATGGGCTTAAGGTCAGGACTGCAGGTAGGCCATTCCATCTTCTCCACTCCCAAATTCTGGAGGTAGTCTCATACAAACCCTGCTCTGTGGAGGTGAGCATTGTCATCTTGGAGTATCTGACATCATGTTGCACTAGTGCTTACTCTTTCTTAAATCGGAGGGTGATTTCTTAACTGAACGATAGACcaacttctctctttctttgcttttttaaaaaagaagcgTGTTTTATGTTGGACAGaaatatactttctttttaatttgcatTCCCTTACACAACCAGCTGTGTCATAAATGCATTATTTACACACATGGCTATGCTATAGTGTGATACTGGAGGACACCTCTAGAGGGCAGACCGGAGAGCTCAGTCTGGATGAAAGTGCTAGTCGATGACGCATGAAAACTACAAATATGGCAACACATAGGGGATACTTTTAACTTAATTCTGATGGCAAAACTAAGATATTAGTAACATCAATAATGAAAAGGGTGTCACTCCAGGCAAAGAGCCCGGCCCGTATTCATAAACAGAGAATCCTCTTTAATAGCAGCTAACTTAAGCGCAAAAAATCCAAGCATTAcgagtgatttaggaacattctcagagcAACTCTAAGCGAGGAAGGGACTGAAACTGTTATCTTAATGAGGAGGTGAGGTTGACCCCGTCGCTAGgtatgatatattttttttttactttcaaattatatagcctacaaaatgtttgaaatcacaagCCCACTTGTACAGTCGGCTCTTCTCAATCATGTCAGCCATACACATTATAGCGGCTAAGCCTGaacttaaagccactgaggAGCTACATAGATGGGCTAATTTATTAATATACACGCTTTGCAAGATTCCAACAATTGCCCAAattgtcaaatgtttttgctCTTGTGACACCCTGTAAAGAGTTTGACCTGAACCCAAAGGTGACACCTGCTGAAACAATTTGTGTCTTACACTTCATAACTCCTAAAACACATGAGTTATGAAAAGAATCCCCCCCGgtacagtgtgtgccattaAAGACAAGCCATTCAGACCACTTTCATTTATTGAACCAGACTgtaatcatgtttatttatttacattgttGACATGGTTGTGTATGTTTAggggctcctgcagccagcctccagtggacactggaggaactgcaggtttttgcaatTCCGCATTGACTTCTATTTCAACACCGATGGTTGCTGCTTAGGTAAGTAGCAACGTTTTGCCGAACAGTTAGGTTAAaggccacatgtacagagggtATAGTCCTCAAGGTGGAGAATAAAGGTTTGGAGTAAAACCTCTAGCTCCTTTTTTGAATGTCATTCATGtggctccctgatttccgactctgtccactaaataaatgcataaaagccCCCAAATTAACCTTTTTAGCTGGGTAAAAAGGGtactttggtaaaaaaaaaaaaaaaattagagaaTGATGCTTGTTCAATCTTTATCACataaaattgattttaaaaaacatacagttaAGGGCGAAAGAAattaaacattcaaagacaTTTGATTCACAAAGTTTACAAGTCTtcaaaaatacaatacaaaaccaaGTCAAGCTGAAATAGTAACAAAGAAACAATTGACTTCTACTGCTTTACGCTGGAGTACACACACTCgtctttggttgtgtttctctgtcttcTCGATGTGTTGGGCCTATTAACGTTAAGAGTGGCATAGAAGAGGTTGTCTGCTTCtctgtgaccctgtagaaataTGAACAAGTCTATCACAGTTAGGACCTTAAGAAAGGTTTAAACCATGTCAAGAgatgcaataaaaatgtttttgaatggtAATtcaacagacaaagaaaagtctCACCTCATGGTTTCTTATGGCAGGAGCAGAAAATCTTGCTTGAGCCTCTGATcgtgaaacagaaaaacactcataaataaaagatgaatattTATTGGACATAGGAAGGAAGATATAAGCAGTGTTAGCTACCATACCTTGAGATAGGAGACGGTTTCTTTTGTTCATCTTGTACAGTAAGAAGGCCATGACGACTATCAGGATGGTCGCAAATATTAAAGCTCCACTCAATAAATACACCAAGGCAGGAGAGTTCAGGCCATCTGTCGGTAAAGTCAGACATGACACACAGAGCTTTGAGTTTTATATCAGTGTTCATGTTTGGTTTGATTAGGCAGTTATCATGCATCATATGAGATAACCTTGGATGAAAAGATTTTCCCaccatttctcccaacattaaAATTGTGCAACTCAACGGGCGTAAGCTCCACCTtgcccccgcccccccctccgATGTCAAGAGATCATGGGAAATGCTGGGATGGGAAGTCCACAATCCATATCTTATGCAAAGATGTACtctaagatttctttttgggcttttttgactttattcttgATGAGGACAGTCGATAGAGTCGTAAAcagggaagagagagtgagaaatgaCATTCGGTGGAGGGCCATAGGTTGAAGGCGAACCCGTCGGCTGTCTGCTTGGTGGACtgtggcctccatacatggcaACATAATGACCCCAAGATGCACTCTACACTTACATAGGCTGATTCTAAACTCCACTTTATTAACCAGAATAGAATCCCTCCAAAGACAACTGGACATTTATAGGACTGGACAACACAACCCCATGTTGTACGTTTGATGAGCTACAGAATCCAGATTTACGTCAAAGAGATAATTGATAATTATTGATGGTAGATATGTTGCCTAGCCGAGGCTTTATTTCTACAATGATGTACCCTGCATAATGTTTTCTCAGAATGCTTGAACATCCTAATTCACttcatcttttttgttgttgttgcataaaccaaagactgtaaaGCCTTTGACCCAACAGTGAAGAACAGTTTTTAGACATTTGAGTATGATGATGTTGACCAGTCATTTCTACTGATTTAATAAGACAAACATCTTCTTTAAGGAAGTTCTGCCCTCTCTAAGTCAGCCTTTTCATATAAGGTCATAAAAGAATGGAATAAACCTCCCACATGATCTGAAAAGATATCGCAAACCATCACAGTTTTTGCAGCAACGTTAAAAAAGGAATTAGGGGGCGCAGATGGGCGAGTGGTTTGGTCGCACCTCATAGAGGCTCAAgagggtggcccgggttcaagtccaacctgcggCTACTGTGCCGCATTTCATTACTCAATCTCTCTCCTCGGGTTTCCTGTCAGATCGACTAAAGGCAAGAAGcgcgcaccccccccccccccccccaaaaaaaaaagagtttgagcTATCAGTCTTGTCGGCAGTGATCAGTGATAGCTGTGACATACAGTTATTGTAAAATGAATGTAGCAACTTTTACTTCTGCACTGAATGCTTGTAgttttcatgaaatataaacatgtttaagcATCATGGTCACTGTTcaattgaacattttctatatactttgtcattttttaataacTGTCCTTTGTTGGGTCTGGTTTTATTGAACAGTGTGTCTTGCGTCACATTTTTgtgggactacagatggaaattagcgaCTAGCTAAATCTAGtgaaactttattttcatttttcttcctaTAAATGTTCATGTCATTGAACATTGTCCCCTGATGAATAAAATCAACATGTCACCACTTTTTTCAAATAAGACGACTTGTGATAAAGAGTAACTTACCTCCAGGGTCCAGCTTGGTCCCGTTTCCAAATAGAATGTGTCCACATGAAGCGACAGCGCAGTAGTACGTCCCAGTATTAGAAATATTTAGGTTCATCATTGGCAAGTTGTAGGtacaggtgtttgtttgtgagttaGCTTTCCTCACACACTGATCATTCTTGCCTCCATGGGTGTAAATGAATCCTGGGTGAGAGTTTTTGAACCAGTAAACACTGTGTTCTCCATCACAGGTCCCAGGGTCGACTGTACAGCTCAGAGTCACAGAGCCTCCTGGCTCGATGGTCTCTGATGCAGTCTGATGGACCACAGCTGGGATGTTCACTCCGGGACCTGTTACACTGACAATCACGGTTTCCTGAATTTTTAATGCGCATGAAAAACAGCTTATGCAGTGGTAAGTAGCTGAGTCTGACATGTTCAAATCTGAGATGGTTAGGTGATATTGACCATTTTGAGCATTCAGTGTGAAGCGGGGATTGTCTTTAAATTCACCATGAGAACTATTAGCTCCTCCGTATTTGTAGAATTCAGAGACAAGCCTTAATTTCTCTCCGATTGTTTGCTTGTACCAATAAACGTTTGAGGTGGAAGAATAATCATCTTTGAAGTCACATGTTAAAGTTAAGCTCTCCCCAGCTTCTCGTCTCTCATGACGAACTGATGGAGACAATTTTTGAGAAACTGTCCatgctgaaatgaaatgacaaagttACCATTTGTTAAAAATGCATGGAATTTTACATTGAAAACCTCATAAATTAtatggaagtaaaaaaaaaatgaacagtaaaAAACAACTCACCAACTTCACCCAGGACCAGACATGTCAGGTAGACAATAACTGTTGGAGATGTCATCGTGTTCAAATTGTCGTTCTGAATGACAGTGAACTGGCAGTTTCTCCCCTCTTCACAGACCAGGCTGCTTTTGATTGGCCGAAAAGAAATAGCATGTTAAGATATAGGAAATACTGTATACTCACATGCTCACTGTTCCTGGTTGTTGTGCTGTGggtttgctctctctctttcctgtgtTCAGCCAGATGCTGCCTTCACCCAGTGATAGTAGGTGAAAGAGCTCACCTGTGAGCAAGATAActaaagaaaatacataaacttacatcgcacaaaaagtaaggagatttgtgtttggtagaatatttctttgttgtaacaatgcttcttggcaataaatcttatacTGTTGgcaagcctgtttatttccattttaaatggtgccacatttgtaagttACATGCAATTGtgagatgagcagcagagcttagtatgtgggttgcgcccatgaaaTGCTTgacaaatcttctctgccaatgccaaacagctcattctgctgttgactcttgtttgctgttgtttagtggattggatgattgaagtctgaagaaacaagacatattggcaatttaacaatttattcacttaacaaacaggagcctcGTTAGCGTGTGGAAGAACCTTACACAGCCAGAACAGCCTGGCACCTCCTCCTCGTGCTGGTCACCAGCCTGGTCACACACTGCTGTGGGGTGGCATCCCATTCTCCAACCACCATTTGTCTTAAGTCAGCCAATGTGCTTGTGTTGGTCACTCTAGCAAGAGCTGATCCCACAAGTGTTCAATGGGCTTGAGGTCAGAACTGCAGGTAGGCCATTCCATCCTCTCCACTCCCAAATTCTGGAGGTAGTCTCATACAAACCCTGCTCTGTGGAGGTGAGCATTGTCATCTTGGAGTATCTGACATCATGTTGCACTAGTGCTTACTCCTTAGATCGGagggtgatttttttattgaacgATAGACCAACttctctttctttgctttttaaaaaagaagcgTGTTTTATGTTGGACAGaaatatactttctttttaatttgcatTCCCATACACAACCAGCTGTGTCATAAATGCATTATTCACACACTTGGCTATGCTATAGTGTGATACTGGAGGACACCTCTAGAGGAGAAGCATTAGGggtgatttaggaacattctcagagcAACTCTAAGCGAGGAAGGGACTGAAACTGTTATCTTAATGAGGAGGTGAGGTTGACCCCGTCGCTAGgtatgatatttttttttttacttaaaaaatatatagcctacaaaatgtttgaaatcacaagCCCACTTGTACAGTCGGCTCTTCTCAATCAGGTCAGCCATACACATTATAGCGGCTAAGCCTGaacttaaagccactgaggAGCTACATAGATGGGCTAATTTATTAATATACACGCTTTGCAAGATTCCAACAATTGTCCAAattgtcaaatgtttttgctCTTGTGACACCCTGTAAAGAGTTTGACCTGAACCCAAAGGTGACACCTGCTGAAACAATTTGTGTCTTACACTTCATAACTCCTAAAACACATGAGTTATGAAAAGAATCCCCCCCGgtacagtgtgtgccattaAAGACAAGCCATTCAGACCAATTTCATTTATTGAACCAGACtgtaatcatgtttatttctttatttgttgacatggttgtgtttgtgactttaggggctcctgcagccagcctccagtggacactggaggaactgcaggtttctGCAATTCTGCACTGACTTCTATTTTCACACTGATGGTTGCTGCTTAGGTAAGAAGCAACGGTTTGCCGAACAGCTAGGTTGCATGCTTCATGTACAGAGGGTATAGTCCTCTAGGAGGGGAGTAACAGTTTGGAGTAAAACCTCTAGCTCCTTTTCTGAATGTCATTCATGTCGCTCCCCGATTTCTTACTCTGTCCACTCTCCTGTCCactaaataaatgcataaaagccCCCAAATTAACCTGTTTAGCTGGGTAAAAAAAGGGTaccttggtaaaaaaaaattaaatcagagAATGATGCTTGTTCATACTTTATCActtaaaattgatttaaaaaaacatacagttaaGGGCGAAAGAAattaaacattcaaagacaTTTGATTCACAAAGTTTACAAGTCTtctaaaatacaatacaaaaccaaGTCAAGCTGAAATAGTAACAAAGAAACAATTGACTTCTACTGCTTCACGCTGGAGTACACACACTCgtctttggttgtgtttctctgtcttcTCGATGTGTTGGGCATATTAACGTTAAGAGTGGCATAGAAGAGGTTGTCTGCTTCtctgtgaccctgtagaaataTGAACAAGTCTATCACAGTTAGGACCTTAAGAAAGGTTTAAACCATGTCAAGAgatgcaataaaaatgtttttaaatggtaaTTCAACAGACGAAGAAAAGTCTCACCTCATGGTTTCTTATGGCAGGAGCAGAAAATCTTGCTTGAGCCTCTGATcgtgaaacagaaaaacactcataaataaaagatgaatattTATTGGACATAGGAAGGAAGATATAAGCAGTGTTAGCTACCATACCTTGAGATAGGAGACGGTTTCTTTTGTTCATCTTGTACAGTAAGAAGGCCATGACGACTATCAGGATGGTCGCAAATATCAAAGCTCCACTCAATAAATACACCAAGGCAGGAGAGTTCAGGCCATCTGTCGGTAAAGTCAGACATGACACACAGAGCTTTGAGTTTTATATCAGTGTTCATGACTGGTTTGATTAGGCAGTTGTCATGCATCATATGAGATAACCTTGGATGAAAAGATTTTCCCaccatttctcccaacattaaAATTGTGCAACTCAACGGGCGTAAGCTCCaccttgcccccccccccctccaatgTCAAGAGATAATGGGAAATGCTGGGATGGGAAGTCCACAATCCATATCTTATGCAAAGATGTACtctaagatttctttttgggcttttttgactttattcttgATGAGGACAGTCGATAGAGTCGTAAAcagggaagagagagtgagaaatgaCATTCGGTGGAGGGCCATAGGTTGAAGGCGAACCCGTCGGTTGTCTGCTTGGTGGACtgtggcctccatacatggcaACATAATGACCCCAAGATGCACTCTACACTTACATAGGCTGATTCTAAACTCCACTTTATTAACCAGAATAGAATCCCTCCAAAGACAACTGGACATTTATAGGACTGGACAACACAACCCCATGTTGTACGTTTGATGAGCTACAGAATCCAGATTTACGTCAAAGAGATAATTGATAGTTATTGATGGTAGATATGTTGCCTAGCCGAGGCTTTATTTCTACAATGATGTACCCTGCATAATGTTTTCTCAGAATACTTGAACATCCTAATTCACttcatcttttttgttgttgttgcataaaccaaagactgtaaaGCCTTTGACCCAACAGTGAAGAACAGTTTTTAGACATTTGAGTATGATGATGTTGACCAGTCATTTCTACTGATTTAATAAGACAAACATCTTCTTTAAGGAAGTTCTGCCCTCTCTAAGTCAGCCTTTTCATATAAGGTCATAAAAGAATGGAATAAACCTCCCACATGATCTGAAAAGATATCGCAAACCATCACAGTTTTTGCAGCAACGTTAAAAAAGGAATTAGGGGGCGCAGATGGGCTAGTGGTTTGGTCGCACCTCATAGAGGCTCAAGAGGGTgacccgggttcaagtccaacctgcggCTACTGTGCCGCATTTCATTACTCAATCTCTCTCCTCGGGTTTCCTGTCAGATCGACTAAAGGCAAAAAGCGCGCaccccccccctaaaaaaaaaaagagtttgagcAATCAGTCTTGTCGGCAGTGATCAGTGATAGCTGTGACATACAGTTATTGTAAAATGAATGCAGCAACTTTTACTTCTGCACTGAATACTTGTAgttttcatgaaatataaacatgtttaagcATCATGGTCACTGTTcaattgaacattttctatatactttgtcattttttaataacTGTCCTTTGTTGGGTCTGGTTTTATTGAACAGTGTGTCTTGCGTCACATTTTTgtgggactacagatggaaattagcgaCTAGCTAAATCTAGtgaaactttattttcatttttcttcctaTAAATGTTCATGTCATTGAACATTGTCCCCTGATGAATAAAATCAACATGTCACCACTTTTTTCAAATAAGACGACTTGTGATAAAGAGTAACTTACCTCCAGAGTCCAGCTTGGTCCCGTTTCCAAACAGAATGTGTCCACATGAAGCGACAGCGCAGTAGTACGTCCCAGTATTAGAAATATTTAGATTCTTCATTGGCAAGTTGTAGGtacaggtgtttgtttgtgagttaGCTTTCCTCACACACTGATCATTCTTGCCTCCATGGGTGTAAATGAATCCTGGGTGAGAGTTTTTGAACCAGTAAACACTGTGTTCTCCATTACAGGTCCCAGGGTGGACTGTACAGCTCAGAGTCACAGAGCCTCCTGGCTCGATGGTCTCTGATGCAGTCTGATGGACCACAGCTGGGATGTTCACTCCTGGACCTTTTACACTGACAATCACAGTTTCTAGAATGTCTAATTTGCAGTAATTACAACTTATGCAGTGGTAAGTAGCTGAGTCTGACATGTTCAAATCTGAGATGGTTAGGAGATTTTTACCATTTTGAGCGTCCAGTGTGAAGCGGGGATTGTCTTTAAATTCAGAATGATAAGTTCCTCCGTATTTGTAGAATTCAGAGACAAGCCTTAATTTATCTCCGATTGTTTGCTTGTACCAATAAACTCGTGTGGAAGACTGATCGCCTTTGAAGTCACATGTTAAAGTTAAGCTCTCCCCAGCTTCTCGTCTCTCATGACGAATTGATGGAGACAATTTTTGAGAAACTGTCCatgctgaaatgaaatgacaaagttACCATTTGTTAAAAATGCATGGAATTTTACATTGAAAACCTCATAAATTAtatggaagtaaaaaaaaaaacgaacaataaaaaacaactcaCCA
This portion of the Labrus bergylta chromosome 22, fLabBer1.1, whole genome shotgun sequence genome encodes:
- the LOC109992853 gene encoding uncharacterized protein; this translates as MTSPTVIVYLTCLVLGEIAWTVSQKLSPSIRHERREAGESLTLTCDFKGDQSSTRVYWYKQTIGDKLRLVSEFYKYGGTYHSEFKDNPRFTLDAQNGKNLLTISDLNMSDSATYHCISCNYCKLDILETVIVSVKGPGVNIPAVVHQTASETIEPGGSVTLSCTVHPGTCNGEHSVYWFKNSHPGFIYTHGGKNDQCVRKANSQTNTCTYNLPMKNLNISNTGTYYCAVASCGHILFGNGTKLDSGDGLNSPALVYLLSGALIFATILIVVMAFLLYKMNKRNRLLSQEAQARFSAPAIRNHEGHREADNLFYATLNVNMPNTSRRQRNTTKDECVYSSVKQ
- the LOC109992856 gene encoding uncharacterized protein; its protein translation is MTSPTVIVYLTCLVLGEVAWTVSQKLSPSVRHERREAGESLTLTCDFKDDYSSTSNVYWYKQTIGEKLRLVSEFYKYGGANSSHGEFKDNPRFTLNAQNGQYHLTISDLNMSDSATYHCISCFSCALKIQETVIVSVTGPGVNIPAVVHQTASETIEPGGSVTLSCTVDPGTCDGEHSVYWFKNSHPGFIYTHGGKNDQCVRKANSQTNTCTYNLPMMNLNISNTGTYYCAVASCGHILFGNGTKLDPGDGLNSPALVYLLSGALIFATILIVVMAFLLYKMNKRNRLLSQEAQARFSAPAIRNHEGHREADNLFYATLNVNRPNTSRRQRNTTKDECVYSSVKQ